From a region of the Pseudoxanthomonas sp. X-1 genome:
- a CDS encoding glycoside hydrolase family 15 protein: MSTPIEDYAMLGDCRSAALVTRSGSIDWLCLPRFDSDAVFAALLGTPEHGRWLLCPTDETARSQRSYRDGSLVLDTIFETDSGEVLVTDFMVASHNGEVHNHLVRRVEALRGKVPMRTELVMRFGYGLIVPWVTQQDDGLRAVAGPDQLLLRTPLTIDSHDMVSTAEFTLEPGQSTWFVLSHGASHLEQPPALDVEEALRTTLKFWEDWSSRCADAGPWSAQVKRSLVVLKGLSYLPTGAIVAAPTASLPEHLGGERNWDYRYCWLRDSSFTLLALTNAGYREEAAAFSDWVKRAVAGTPGQLQALYGVGGERRLPEWVADWLPGYEGSRPVNLGNAAAKQFQLDVYGELIGILEAARLRGMESGESGIELERAFLVELEQRWHDPDEGIWEVRSGRRHFTHSKLMAWRAFDLAAENDASFCAEDRARWREQATQVHADILANALHPDGYFVQSYGDDALDAALLLMPLTGFLPPDDPRMVTTVETIRDRLTVDGLVQRYATSEANDGLPDGEGTFLACSFWLVEALAMIGRIDQARERYAALLALCNDVGLLAEEYDPRGRRMLGNFPQGYSHVALVNAAYRLNNLKDIQRTSTEIHA, from the coding sequence ATGTCGACCCCCATCGAAGACTACGCCATGCTCGGCGACTGCCGCAGCGCCGCCCTGGTGACCCGCTCCGGCTCGATCGATTGGCTCTGTCTGCCGCGGTTCGACTCCGACGCCGTCTTCGCCGCCCTGCTCGGCACGCCCGAGCACGGTCGCTGGCTGCTCTGCCCCACCGACGAGACCGCGCGCAGCCAGCGCAGCTATCGCGACGGCAGCCTGGTGCTGGACACGATTTTCGAGACCGACAGCGGGGAGGTGCTGGTCACCGACTTCATGGTCGCCAGCCACAACGGAGAGGTGCACAACCACCTGGTGCGCCGGGTAGAGGCGCTGCGCGGGAAGGTGCCGATGCGCACCGAGCTGGTGATGCGATTCGGCTATGGCCTGATCGTACCGTGGGTGACCCAGCAGGACGACGGCCTGCGCGCGGTTGCCGGCCCCGACCAGCTGCTGCTGCGCACGCCGCTGACCATCGACAGCCACGACATGGTCTCCACGGCCGAGTTCACGCTGGAACCGGGCCAGAGCACGTGGTTCGTGCTCAGCCACGGCGCCTCGCACCTGGAGCAGCCCCCGGCGCTGGACGTGGAGGAGGCGCTGCGCACCACGCTTAAATTCTGGGAGGACTGGTCCTCGCGCTGCGCCGACGCCGGTCCGTGGAGCGCGCAGGTGAAACGCTCGCTGGTGGTGCTCAAGGGCCTGAGCTATCTGCCCACCGGCGCCATCGTGGCCGCGCCGACCGCCTCGCTGCCCGAGCACCTGGGCGGCGAGCGCAACTGGGACTACCGCTACTGCTGGCTGCGCGACAGCAGCTTCACCCTGCTGGCGCTGACCAACGCCGGCTATCGCGAAGAGGCCGCCGCCTTCAGCGACTGGGTCAAGCGCGCGGTGGCCGGCACCCCGGGCCAGCTGCAGGCGCTCTACGGCGTCGGCGGCGAGCGGCGCCTGCCCGAGTGGGTGGCCGACTGGCTGCCCGGCTATGAGGGCTCGCGTCCGGTCAACCTGGGCAACGCCGCGGCCAAGCAGTTCCAGCTGGACGTCTATGGCGAGCTGATCGGCATCCTCGAGGCCGCGCGCCTGCGCGGCATGGAGTCCGGCGAGTCCGGCATCGAGCTGGAGCGCGCCTTCCTGGTCGAACTGGAGCAGCGCTGGCACGACCCGGACGAAGGCATCTGGGAGGTGCGCTCGGGCCGGCGCCACTTCACCCATTCCAAGCTGATGGCCTGGCGCGCGTTCGACCTGGCCGCGGAGAACGATGCCAGCTTCTGCGCGGAGGATCGCGCGCGCTGGCGCGAGCAGGCCACCCAGGTCCATGCCGACATCCTGGCCAATGCCCTGCATCCGGATGGCTACTTCGTGCAGAGCTACGGCGACGACGCGCTGGATGCGGCGCTGCTGCTGATGCCGCTGACCGGCTTCCTGCCCCCGGACGATCCGCGCATGGTGACCACGGTGGAGACGATCCGCGACCGCCTGACCGTCGACGGCCTGGTCCAGCGCTATGCCACCAGTGAAGCCAACGACGGCCTGCCCGATGGCGAGGGCACCTTCCTGGCCTGCAGTTTCTGGCTGGTGGAGGCGCTGGCCATGATCGGCCGCATCGACCAGGCACGCGAGCGCTACGCCGCGCTGCTCGCGCTGTGCAACGACGTGGGCCTGCTGGCGGAGGAATACGACCCGCGCGGCCGCCGTATGCTCGGCAATTTCCCGCAGGGCTACTCGCACGTGGCCCTGGTCAATGCCGCCTACCGCCTCAACAACCTCAAAGACATCCAGCGCACCAGCACGGAGATCCACGCATGA
- the hflK gene encoding FtsH protease activity modulator HflK — protein MAWNTPGSGSGNNGSGSGPGGGRNSWKPGQGGGLDQILARLRAVFGAGGGGPLRWVLVFVVLVLAFSSFQLVGEQERGVVLRFGQFARIMQPGPNFKWPWPIESVRNVQVTTIGTWGLQEMPVLTNDENIVNVTLNVQYRINDPRQYLYGTQDADQVLQQAAQSAVREQAGRASLEDVLNKRGPLASAAKERLQAALDAYHTGMVVTDLTLPNARPPNEVKPAFDDVNSAQQSRERLVNEAQAYAARVVPEARGEAARTRTAAEGYKEAAIANAQGDADRFSLLQQQYAAAPETTRKRLWLETVEQVLGHNRKVVGGDGRQLIYVPMDANAQAKALPPASTLPRLPTDTLLPAVQSAGGSDSATSTPTDPLRPPRPTGREEGRP, from the coding sequence ATGGCCTGGAATACCCCTGGTAGCGGTTCGGGAAACAACGGAAGCGGCAGCGGGCCGGGCGGGGGGCGCAATTCCTGGAAGCCGGGACAGGGCGGCGGCCTGGACCAGATCCTGGCACGCCTGCGCGCGGTCTTCGGCGCCGGCGGCGGTGGCCCGCTGCGCTGGGTGCTGGTGTTCGTCGTGCTAGTGCTGGCCTTCAGCAGCTTCCAGCTGGTCGGCGAGCAGGAGCGCGGCGTGGTGCTGCGCTTCGGCCAGTTCGCGCGGATCATGCAGCCCGGCCCCAACTTCAAGTGGCCCTGGCCGATCGAAAGCGTGCGCAACGTGCAGGTGACCACCATCGGCACCTGGGGCCTGCAGGAAATGCCCGTGCTGACCAACGACGAGAACATCGTCAACGTCACCCTCAACGTGCAGTACCGCATCAACGACCCGCGCCAGTACCTCTACGGCACCCAGGACGCCGACCAGGTGCTGCAGCAGGCCGCGCAGAGCGCGGTGCGCGAGCAGGCCGGCCGCGCCTCGCTGGAGGACGTGCTCAACAAGCGCGGCCCGCTGGCCTCGGCCGCCAAGGAACGCCTGCAGGCGGCGCTGGATGCCTACCACACCGGCATGGTCGTGACCGACCTGACCCTGCCCAACGCGCGCCCGCCCAACGAGGTCAAGCCGGCCTTCGACGACGTCAACAGCGCCCAGCAGAGCCGCGAGCGCCTGGTCAACGAGGCCCAGGCCTACGCCGCGCGCGTGGTGCCCGAGGCCCGTGGCGAGGCCGCGCGCACCCGCACCGCCGCCGAAGGCTACAAGGAGGCCGCCATCGCCAACGCGCAGGGCGACGCCGACCGCTTCAGCCTGCTGCAGCAGCAGTACGCCGCCGCGCCGGAGACCACGCGCAAGCGCCTGTGGCTGGAGACGGTCGAACAGGTGCTGGGCCATAACCGCAAGGTGGTCGGCGGCGATGGCCGCCAGCTGATCTACGTGCCGATGGACGCCAACGCCCAGGCCAAGGCGCTGCCGCCGGCCTCGACCCTGCCGCGCCTGCCGACCGACACGCTGCTGCCGGCGGTGCAGAGCGCGGGCGGCAGCGACAGCGCCACGTCGACGCCAACCGACCCGCTGCGCCCGCCGCGACCCACCGGCCGCGAGGAGGGCCGCCCATGA
- a CDS encoding protease modulator HflC has protein sequence MKTSVTVAVIVAALLALMGSVFVVREDQTAMVLNLGRVVRADVKPGLHFKLPLVETARVFDRRFQILETAPERYFTSEQKDVSVDFFAIGYISDVRAYYRATGGDQRNANARLAPIVTNSLRNEINSRTLTQLVSGDRSEIIARQLVSINAAIKNLGMQLVDIRLKQIDLPQDSKVLGEVYDRMRAQRQQVASALRAEGEEQARTIRAEADRQATVIAAEAERDAQRLRGEGDAQAAQLYAKASAADPGFYAFYRSLEAYRHSFADGNAVIVLDKNDPFLQYMKSDR, from the coding sequence ATGAAGACTTCCGTGACCGTGGCCGTGATCGTGGCCGCCCTGCTGGCGCTGATGGGCTCGGTGTTCGTCGTGCGCGAGGACCAGACCGCGATGGTGCTCAACCTGGGCCGCGTGGTGCGCGCCGACGTCAAGCCGGGCCTGCACTTCAAGCTGCCGCTGGTGGAGACCGCGCGCGTGTTCGACCGCCGCTTCCAGATCCTGGAGACCGCGCCGGAGCGCTACTTCACCTCCGAGCAGAAGGACGTGTCGGTGGACTTCTTCGCCATCGGCTACATCTCCGATGTGCGCGCCTACTACCGCGCCACCGGCGGCGACCAGCGCAACGCCAACGCCCGCCTGGCGCCGATCGTGACCAACTCGCTGCGCAACGAGATCAACTCGCGCACGCTGACCCAGCTGGTGTCCGGCGACCGCAGCGAGATCATCGCCAGGCAGCTGGTGTCGATCAACGCGGCGATCAAGAACCTGGGCATGCAGCTGGTGGACATCCGCCTCAAGCAGATCGACCTGCCGCAGGACAGCAAGGTGCTGGGCGAGGTCTACGACCGCATGCGCGCCCAGCGCCAGCAGGTCGCCAGCGCGCTGCGCGCCGAAGGCGAGGAGCAGGCCCGCACCATCCGCGCCGAGGCCGACCGCCAGGCCACGGTCATCGCGGCCGAGGCCGAGCGCGATGCCCAGCGCCTGCGCGGCGAGGGCGATGCCCAGGCCGCGCAGCTGTACGCCAAGGCGTCGGCGGCCGACCCGGGCTTCTACGCCTTCTACCGCAGCCTGGAGGCCTACCGGCACTCCTTCGCCGACGGCAACGCGGTGATCGTGCTGGATAAGAACGACCCCTTCCTGCAGTACATGAAGTCCGATCGCTGA
- a CDS encoding adenylosuccinate synthase, translating to MGQSVVVLGAQWGDEGKGKIVDLLTEEIGAVVRFQGGHNAGHTLVINGKKTVLHLIPSGILRQDALCLIGNGVVISPAALIKEIDELETAGVEVRSRLKISPAAPLIMPYHIALDQAREKAAGGKAIGTTGRGIGPAYEDKVARRGIRIADLHYPKQLEELLRTALDYHNFVLTKYLGVEAVDFQKTYDEALAFGEYVQPMKSDVAGICHDLRKQGKRVLFEGAQGALLDIDHGTYPYVTSSNTTIGGALAGTGVGAQDIDYVLGIAKAYATRVGGGPFPTELDDEVGQGIRDRGAEYGASTGRPRRCGWMDIVALKRAVAINGISGLCITKLDVLDGMEKLKVCIAYEYNGKRTEYAPLDAQGWEDCTPVYLEFPGWNETTHGITEWDKLPAAARAYLRALEELAGCPISIVSTGPDRDHTMVLQDPFA from the coding sequence ATGGGTCAGTCAGTGGTGGTGTTGGGCGCCCAGTGGGGCGATGAAGGCAAGGGCAAGATCGTCGATCTGCTCACCGAAGAGATCGGCGCCGTCGTGCGCTTCCAGGGCGGCCACAACGCCGGCCATACCCTGGTCATCAACGGCAAGAAGACCGTGCTGCACCTCATCCCGTCCGGCATCCTGCGCCAGGACGCGCTGTGCCTGATCGGCAACGGCGTGGTGATCAGCCCGGCCGCGCTGATCAAGGAGATCGACGAGCTGGAAACGGCCGGCGTGGAAGTGCGCAGCCGCCTGAAGATCTCGCCGGCCGCGCCGCTGATCATGCCGTACCACATCGCCCTGGATCAGGCCCGCGAGAAGGCCGCCGGCGGCAAGGCCATCGGCACCACCGGCCGCGGCATCGGCCCGGCCTACGAGGACAAGGTGGCGCGCCGCGGCATCCGCATCGCCGACCTGCATTACCCCAAGCAGCTGGAAGAACTGCTGCGCACCGCGCTGGACTACCACAACTTCGTGCTGACCAAGTACCTGGGCGTGGAAGCGGTCGACTTCCAGAAGACCTATGACGAGGCGCTGGCCTTCGGCGAGTACGTGCAGCCGATGAAGTCGGATGTGGCCGGCATCTGCCACGACCTGCGCAAGCAGGGCAAGCGCGTGCTGTTCGAGGGCGCGCAGGGCGCGCTGCTGGACATCGACCACGGCACCTATCCCTACGTCACCAGTTCCAACACCACCATCGGCGGCGCGCTGGCCGGCACCGGCGTGGGCGCGCAGGACATCGACTACGTGCTGGGCATCGCCAAGGCCTATGCCACGCGCGTGGGCGGCGGCCCGTTCCCGACCGAGCTGGACGACGAAGTGGGCCAGGGCATCCGCGACCGCGGTGCCGAGTACGGCGCCTCCACCGGCCGCCCGCGTCGCTGCGGCTGGATGGACATCGTCGCGCTCAAGCGCGCCGTGGCCATCAACGGCATCTCCGGCCTGTGCATCACCAAGCTGGACGTGCTGGACGGCATGGAGAAGCTGAAGGTCTGCATCGCGTACGAGTACAACGGCAAGCGCACCGAGTACGCCCCGCTGGACGCGCAGGGCTGGGAAGACTGCACCCCGGTCTACCTGGAGTTCCCGGGCTGGAACGAGACCACCCACGGCATCACCGAGTGGGACAAACTGCCCGCCGCCGCCCGCGCCTACCTGCGTGCGCTGGAGGAACTGGCCGGCTGCCCGATCAGCATCGTCTCCACCGGCCCGGACCGCGACCACACGATGGTGCTGCAGGATCCGTTTGCCTGA